AAGTGAGTCGATGACCTCTTGGACGGTAATATTATTTAAAGCCATCTTGTTCGGTGATAGGTTAATGCGCAGGGCGTCAGTCGTTGACATTTGGCGCACCTGGCCGACACCCGGGACTTGTTGCAGTCTTTTGGCAACGTGATTAGCAACGTAATCTACAAGTTCATGCTGGCCCATTTGTGGGTCAGAAACGCCGATGAGTAAAGCTTGTTCACCACTGCTGCCGCGCAAATCAATCACGGGAGTGTCGGCATTGTCAGGGAGTTCTGTGGCATTGACGGCTTGCTGGACTTGAGACTGTACGGTTAAAAATTGCTCTGGAGTAATATTTTTAAAGTGCAAATCAACTTCAGCATAGTCTTGCTCTGACTCTGAATAGGTATAGGACAGGTAGGGAACTGACTGTAAGTTATTTTCCAGAGGAATAATAATGTTCTGTTCAACGTATTGCGGACTACTACCTGGGACGGTGATACGAATTTCAATGCCAGGCTTAAAGACTTTGGGTTGATCTCGCAAGGTGAGCTGTTGATAACCTAATAGACCTAATAAAATCAATATGAGGCTAATCACCACTGAGAGTACGGGGCGCTTGATGCAAATTTCAGGAAGTCTCACGAGAAATAACCTTACAGTTAAAGATGTTAAAGAGTCTGAGTGACTTTGACTAAGGAGCCTGGATGGATGTCATTGAGGCCGCTGACAATGATTTTATCGCCTGCTTTTACGCCTTGATTAATGGCAACCCAAGTGTCGTAACGGTTGCCTGTTTGGACAGGAACGGCTCTGGCTTTGTGGTTTTCTATCATATAGACGCTAAAACCAGTGAGTGAAGGAACCAAGCTTAAACCTGGAACGGCAAGCGTTTGGCGGCCTTGTTGTAGGGTTTGGGTGAGTAAGACAGTCATGCCCGGCTTGAGTGTATCGCGATTGGCTGCAAGATGGACAGTTGCGCGCGCAAGGTAGGCGTGACTGTTAGTGAGTAAGGTCGGTGAGATATAGCTGACTTTACCGGTGAATGTTTGAGTGCTTGCCTGTTGTGCACAGGTAATCTGCACTGGCTGACCGACGGCCATATCCGCACTATATTCTTGTGGCAGTTGGTACTGAATTAGAATATTTTTAGGTTCAGTTAAAACAACGATATTATCACCTTCCTCTAAATAACCGCCGAGGGTGATTTGAGTATCTTGATTAAGCGCGGCTCCTGTCGCATCACTACTATTACTAACCGCTTCTAAAGCGCTGATTTGACCTGAAAATGGCGCGCGTACTTGAGTTTCTAACAGGTTCTCTTTCGCTTTGGCTACATTGGCCTTGGCGGCTCTGACTGCGCCTAATTTTTGGTCGAGCGTGTTGGGTGATACCGTGGCTTGATCGTTTTTTGCCATTAGCAGATTGCGCTTATAATCGGCCTCTAAGCTAAATAAATTCGCTTGGGCAGCGGCGAGTGCTGCTTTTTGTTTGGCATTATCGATTTGTAAGAGTAGCTGGCCCTGATGCACTTGTTCACCACTATGAAAGTAAATATGGCGAATGACACCGGCTTGTTGGGCTTTTAGCATGACGGTTCTTGGAGAGATGACTGTGCCTACTGCACTGAGCTGCAAAGGAATGGCTTGCGTTTTTACTGTGGCCACTGTCACGGCGGTCGCTTTGGCTGCGGTCGTCGTTGCTTTGGTGGTGTTGCTTAGGTGGTAGTAACTTACAGCTGCGGTAATGATGGCGAGGGCGACAATGCTGATTATCCAAGCGGATGGCTTTTTTAAAATTTTTTTATTCATTCGAGTTTACCTAGAGCTGAGTTTGCCTTTGCCCGCTATATTAAAGTGTTATGATGATGTTAGGTTCTGGAAGAAGGTTTAAGGGCCTTGGCCAGAGTA
This genomic stretch from Piscirickettsia litoralis harbors:
- a CDS encoding efflux RND transporter periplasmic adaptor subunit, which encodes MNKKILKKPSAWIISIVALAIITAAVSYYHLSNTTKATTTAAKATAVTVATVKTQAIPLQLSAVGTVISPRTVMLKAQQAGVIRHIYFHSGEQVHQGQLLLQIDNAKQKAALAAAQANLFSLEADYKRNLLMAKNDQATVSPNTLDQKLGAVRAAKANVAKAKENLLETQVRAPFSGQISALEAVSNSSDATGAALNQDTQITLGGYLEEGDNIVVLTEPKNILIQYQLPQEYSADMAVGQPVQITCAQQASTQTFTGKVSYISPTLLTNSHAYLARATVHLAANRDTLKPGMTVLLTQTLQQGRQTLAVPGLSLVPSLTGFSVYMIENHKARAVPVQTGNRYDTWVAINQGVKAGDKIIVSGLNDIHPGSLVKVTQTL